The proteins below are encoded in one region of Tomitella fengzijianii:
- a CDS encoding FAD-binding dehydrogenase gives MTQDADVIVVGAGLAGLVATYELTRAGRRVLVVEQENEANLGGQAFWSLGGIFLVNSPEQRRMGIKDSYDLALQDWTGSAGFDRDDQDRWPRQWAQAYVQFAAGEKRAYMHDLGMRFMPTVGWAERGRGTALDHGNSVPRFHISWGTGPEVVRIFAEPVMAAAKKGLVTFRHRHQVDEVIVEGGAAAGVRGTVLAPSTESRGVKSNRDPAGEFELRAQAVVVTSGGIGGNQELVRKNWPVDRLGRMPQNMICGVPAHVDGRMLEITENAGGSIVNRDRMWHYTEGIVNWDPIWPDHGIRIIPGPSSLWLDAEGKRLPTPLFPGFDTLGTLKHILGTGHDHTWFILTQSIIEKEFALSGSEQNPDMTGKDLKMLLGRVGKGAPGPVDSFMRFGEDFVVRDDLRSLVDGMNAVGSGPDLDYAQVEREVLARDRELDNTYSKDLQLMAVRNARSYLADKVIRVARPHKLLDPAHGPLIAVRLHLLTRKTLGGLETNLDSQVMRPDGTAFDGLYAAGEVAGFGGGGMHGYNALEGTFLGGCIFSGRAAGRALARDLG, from the coding sequence ATGACCCAAGACGCCGACGTGATCGTGGTGGGAGCCGGCCTGGCCGGCCTGGTCGCCACCTACGAGCTCACCCGCGCGGGCCGCCGGGTGCTCGTCGTCGAGCAGGAGAACGAGGCGAACCTGGGCGGGCAGGCGTTCTGGTCGCTCGGCGGGATCTTCCTGGTCAACAGCCCCGAGCAGCGGCGCATGGGCATCAAGGACTCCTACGATCTGGCACTGCAGGACTGGACCGGCTCGGCCGGCTTCGACCGCGACGACCAGGACCGCTGGCCGCGGCAGTGGGCGCAGGCCTACGTGCAGTTCGCGGCCGGCGAGAAGCGCGCCTACATGCACGACCTGGGCATGCGGTTCATGCCCACGGTGGGCTGGGCGGAGCGCGGGCGCGGCACCGCCCTGGACCACGGCAACTCCGTCCCCCGGTTCCACATCTCGTGGGGCACCGGCCCGGAGGTGGTGCGCATCTTCGCCGAGCCGGTGATGGCGGCGGCCAAGAAGGGGCTGGTCACCTTCCGGCACCGGCACCAGGTGGACGAGGTGATCGTCGAGGGCGGCGCGGCGGCGGGCGTGCGCGGCACCGTCCTGGCGCCGTCCACCGAGTCGCGGGGGGTCAAGTCCAACAGGGACCCCGCCGGTGAGTTCGAACTGCGCGCGCAGGCGGTGGTGGTGACCTCCGGCGGCATCGGCGGCAACCAGGAGCTGGTGCGCAAGAACTGGCCCGTGGACCGGCTGGGGCGCATGCCGCAGAACATGATCTGCGGGGTGCCCGCGCACGTGGACGGCCGCATGCTGGAGATCACCGAGAACGCCGGCGGCAGCATCGTCAACCGCGACCGCATGTGGCATTACACCGAGGGCATCGTCAACTGGGACCCCATCTGGCCGGATCACGGCATCCGCATCATCCCCGGACCGTCCTCGCTGTGGCTCGACGCCGAGGGCAAACGCCTGCCCACACCGCTGTTCCCCGGGTTCGACACGCTCGGCACCCTCAAGCACATCCTGGGCACGGGGCACGACCACACGTGGTTCATCCTCACCCAGTCGATCATCGAGAAGGAGTTCGCGCTCTCCGGCTCCGAGCAGAACCCCGACATGACCGGCAAGGATCTCAAAATGCTGCTGGGGCGCGTGGGCAAGGGCGCCCCCGGCCCGGTGGACAGCTTCATGCGCTTCGGCGAGGACTTCGTGGTGCGCGATGACCTCCGCTCGCTGGTCGACGGCATGAACGCTGTCGGCTCCGGCCCCGATCTGGACTACGCGCAGGTGGAACGCGAGGTGCTGGCCCGCGACCGCGAGCTGGACAACACCTACTCCAAGGACCTGCAGCTCATGGCCGTCCGGAACGCGCGCAGCTATCTGGCCGACAAGGTCATCCGGGTGGCCCGGCCGCACAAACTCCTCGACCCCGCCCACGGCCCGCTCATCGCGGTGCGCCTGCACCTGCTCACCCGCAAGACGCTCGGCGGGCTTGAGACCAACCTGGATTCGCAGGTCATGCGGCCCGACGGCACGGCATTCGACGGGCTCTACGCGGCGGGCGAGGTGGCCGGCTTCGGCGGCGGCGGGATGCACGGGTACAACGCGCTGGAGGGGACGTTCCTGGGCGGGTGCATCTTCTCCGGCCGGGCGGCGGGCCGGGCACTGGCGCGCGACCTGGGGTAG
- a CDS encoding carotenoid oxygenase family protein → MTAFDELPAAVDPAANPHLRGLFEPQRAEVDAERLVVEGELPAALRGSYLRNGPNMRFDPIGSYLYPIDGDAMVHRIELDGGAAHYRNAFVRTPALVAEESAGRALWPGIMTPYRPGPELVGDALAYSDRDLPDINVVRHGGRLLALAESAPPFRLDPADLRTVCKETFDGRLPAGLTAHPKVDPATGEMFSFCYSFEPPYLTWTAIGRDGVPTRAATPVDGLDAPVMIHDMALTATYLVVPVCPLVFDIAAAMTGGSVLQWRPEAGARIALIPRDGSPVRWCSDEAFWMWHTANAYDAGDGTVVLDYVQWDHPGIVTGAEEPTASTLVRAVLDPATGLMTRTEVARAGMEFPRIDDRLIGRPHRQVATVGESPGADLVGGDADLLRWYDLDTGAGVSWGDEALSFGEPVHLPTEDGEHYWGAIVTERRDRTGWFYVFDGEEPAAGPRARVRLPHRVPAGLHGAWLPGE, encoded by the coding sequence ATGACCGCATTCGACGAGCTGCCCGCCGCAGTGGACCCGGCCGCGAATCCGCACCTGCGGGGGTTGTTCGAGCCGCAGCGCGCCGAGGTGGACGCCGAACGTCTGGTGGTGGAGGGCGAGCTGCCCGCGGCGCTGCGCGGCAGCTACCTGCGCAACGGCCCCAACATGCGTTTCGACCCCATCGGTTCCTACCTGTACCCCATCGACGGCGACGCGATGGTCCACCGCATAGAGCTCGACGGGGGCGCCGCGCACTACCGCAACGCATTCGTCCGCACTCCGGCGCTCGTGGCGGAGGAGTCGGCGGGCCGGGCGCTGTGGCCGGGAATCATGACGCCCTACCGTCCGGGCCCGGAGCTGGTGGGCGACGCCCTCGCCTACAGCGACCGCGACCTGCCGGACATCAACGTCGTCCGGCACGGCGGGCGGCTGCTGGCCCTCGCGGAATCCGCCCCGCCGTTCCGGCTCGACCCGGCGGATCTGCGCACGGTGTGCAAGGAGACCTTCGACGGCCGGCTGCCGGCCGGACTCACCGCCCACCCCAAGGTGGATCCGGCCACGGGGGAGATGTTCTCGTTCTGCTACTCGTTCGAGCCGCCGTATCTCACGTGGACGGCGATCGGACGCGACGGCGTCCCCACGCGGGCGGCGACCCCGGTGGACGGCCTCGACGCACCGGTGATGATCCACGACATGGCGCTGACCGCGACGTACCTGGTGGTGCCGGTGTGCCCGCTCGTCTTCGACATCGCCGCGGCCATGACCGGCGGGTCGGTGCTCCAGTGGCGCCCGGAGGCCGGGGCGCGGATCGCGCTCATCCCCCGGGACGGCTCGCCGGTGCGCTGGTGCTCGGATGAGGCGTTCTGGATGTGGCACACCGCCAACGCCTACGACGCCGGCGACGGCACGGTGGTACTCGACTACGTGCAGTGGGACCACCCGGGCATCGTCACCGGCGCGGAGGAACCGACCGCCAGCACCCTGGTGCGGGCAGTGCTGGACCCGGCGACGGGCTTGATGACGCGCACCGAGGTGGCCCGGGCCGGAATGGAGTTCCCGCGCATCGACGACCGCCTCATCGGCCGCCCGCACCGGCAGGTGGCGACGGTGGGCGAGAGCCCGGGCGCGGACCTCGTCGGCGGCGACGCGGATCTGCTCCGGTGGTACGACCTCGACACCGGCGCGGGCGTTTCCTGGGGCGACGAGGCACTGTCGTTCGGCGAACCCGTGCACCTGCCCACCGAGGACGGCGAGCACTACTGGGGCGCGATCGTCACTGAACGGCGCGATCGGACCGGCTGGTTCTACGTGTTCGACGGCGAGGAGCCGGCCGCCGGTCCGCGCGCCCGGGTACGGCTGCCGCACCGGGTGCCCGCGGGGCTGCACGGGGCGTGGCTGCCCGGGGAGTGA
- a CDS encoding TIGR03619 family F420-dependent LLM class oxidoreductase: MRFTFADAMTNPQYYVPLAKAAEDAGYHSFAVADSICYPEVSDSTYPYTPDGSREFLENKPFIEAFILITAMAQATERIRFVPFVLKLPVRPPVLVAKQAASISALFGDRLSLGVGLSPWPEDFDVMGVPFPKRGKRMNEAMKIIRGLTSGGYFEHHGEIYDLQSIKINPVPAKPVPMLVGGHSDAALRRAVRLGDGWMHAGGKADELDEILTRLAAVRKAEGKENDPFEIHVASIDAFSVDGVKRLEDKGVTDVTVGFRMPYQMEQDTQPLEEKIAALQKFSDKVIAQCG, translated from the coding sequence GTGCGATTCACCTTTGCCGATGCCATGACGAACCCGCAGTACTACGTACCCCTGGCCAAGGCGGCCGAGGATGCGGGCTACCACTCCTTCGCCGTGGCGGACAGCATCTGCTACCCGGAGGTCTCCGACTCCACTTACCCGTACACCCCGGACGGCAGCCGCGAGTTCCTGGAGAACAAGCCGTTCATCGAGGCGTTCATCCTGATCACGGCGATGGCACAGGCGACGGAGCGGATCCGCTTCGTGCCGTTCGTGCTCAAGCTCCCCGTGCGCCCGCCGGTGCTGGTGGCCAAGCAGGCGGCATCCATTTCGGCGCTCTTCGGCGACCGGCTGAGCCTCGGCGTGGGCCTGAGCCCCTGGCCGGAGGACTTCGACGTGATGGGGGTGCCGTTCCCCAAGCGCGGCAAGCGGATGAACGAGGCGATGAAGATCATCCGCGGACTGACCTCCGGCGGATACTTCGAGCACCACGGCGAGATCTACGACCTGCAGTCGATCAAGATCAACCCGGTGCCCGCCAAGCCCGTCCCCATGCTGGTCGGCGGGCACAGCGACGCCGCCCTGCGCCGCGCTGTGCGTCTGGGCGACGGCTGGATGCACGCCGGCGGCAAGGCCGACGAGCTCGATGAGATCCTCACGCGCCTGGCGGCGGTGCGCAAGGCCGAGGGCAAGGAGAACGACCCGTTCGAGATCCACGTGGCCTCCATCGACGCGTTCTCCGTGGACGGGGTCAAGCGCCTCGAGGACAAGGGAGTGACCGACGTGACCGTCGGATTCCGCATGCCCTACCAGATGGAGCAGGACACCCAGCCGCTGGAGGAGAAGATCGCGGCGCTGCAGAAGTTCTCCGACAAGGTCATCGCCCAGTGCGGTTGA
- a CDS encoding adenylate/guanylate cyclase domain-containing protein has protein sequence MQKQALQVRELVRRPVLAYAAKLMLAHLIGGVVVFLLVLEVLPLPTGVTPLRLDRANAVVFFVFMPFAAVMLLGGGLVAGRPILAWTARGGPPTPRERRATLRQPMRQLTVQVATWAVGLVVFLATNLQGGTQLITLVTVTITMGATTACAIAYVMGERELRGLVALAAASDPDATWRTSGIKARVMVIWLLSTAMPVFGVVLLAFPEAAGLNDRQTGPIGSAVFVLGILAIAVGGVGMLYVVRSIADPVRQVSDAMREVENGSTNARVSVYDGSEIGKLQAGFNRMVAGLAERELVRDLLSKHVGEDVARHAVEQGTALGGEIDDVAVLFTDIIGSTGLATVHRPEDVVGMLNEFFRVAVDVVDRNGGFINKFEGDAALAIFGTPQHLDDPAGAALRAARELRTEIMRLGIADAGIGVSSGPVVAGYVGASNRYEYTVIGDPVNEAARLTDLAKKRPGRVLASQRTIDAAGPSEQAHWRLRERVLLRGRGARTRLATPRRSSYPPELVGLQVR, from the coding sequence ATGCAAAAGCAAGCATTGCAGGTCCGCGAGCTGGTGCGCCGGCCGGTCCTGGCCTACGCGGCCAAGCTCATGCTTGCACACCTCATCGGCGGCGTCGTGGTGTTCCTTCTCGTGCTGGAGGTGCTGCCGCTGCCCACCGGCGTCACGCCGCTGCGCCTCGACCGCGCCAACGCCGTAGTCTTCTTCGTCTTCATGCCGTTCGCAGCCGTGATGCTGCTCGGCGGCGGCCTCGTCGCGGGGCGGCCCATCCTGGCGTGGACGGCCCGCGGCGGGCCGCCCACGCCCCGGGAACGTCGCGCCACCTTGCGCCAGCCGATGCGCCAGCTCACGGTGCAGGTCGCCACCTGGGCCGTCGGCCTCGTCGTCTTCCTGGCCACCAACCTGCAGGGCGGAACGCAGCTCATCACGCTCGTGACGGTCACCATCACGATGGGCGCCACCACCGCCTGCGCCATCGCCTACGTGATGGGCGAACGCGAGCTGCGCGGGCTCGTCGCGCTGGCCGCCGCCTCCGACCCGGACGCCACCTGGCGCACCTCCGGCATCAAAGCCCGCGTCATGGTGATCTGGCTGCTCAGCACCGCCATGCCCGTGTTCGGCGTCGTGCTGCTGGCGTTCCCCGAAGCCGCGGGCCTGAACGACCGGCAGACCGGCCCCATCGGCTCGGCGGTGTTCGTGCTGGGCATCCTGGCGATCGCCGTCGGCGGCGTGGGCATGCTCTACGTGGTGCGTTCCATCGCCGACCCGGTCCGGCAGGTCAGCGACGCGATGCGGGAGGTCGAGAACGGGTCCACCAATGCGCGCGTGAGCGTGTACGACGGCTCGGAGATCGGCAAGCTGCAGGCCGGCTTCAACCGCATGGTCGCCGGGTTGGCCGAACGCGAGCTGGTGCGCGACCTGCTGAGCAAGCACGTCGGCGAAGACGTCGCACGGCATGCGGTGGAGCAGGGCACCGCGCTGGGCGGCGAGATCGACGACGTTGCCGTGCTGTTCACCGACATCATCGGCTCCACCGGGCTGGCCACCGTGCACCGGCCCGAGGACGTGGTGGGCATGCTCAACGAGTTCTTCCGCGTCGCCGTCGACGTGGTGGACCGCAACGGCGGGTTCATCAACAAGTTCGAGGGCGACGCGGCGCTCGCGATCTTCGGCACCCCCCAGCACCTTGACGACCCGGCCGGGGCCGCCCTGCGCGCCGCGCGCGAGCTGCGCACCGAGATCATGCGGCTCGGCATCGCCGACGCGGGCATCGGCGTCTCCTCCGGCCCCGTCGTCGCCGGGTACGTGGGGGCGTCGAACCGGTACGAGTACACCGTCATCGGCGATCCCGTGAACGAGGCTGCCAGGCTCACCGACCTGGCGAAGAAGCGCCCGGGGCGGGTGCTCGCGTCACAGCGCACCATCGACGCCGCGGGCCCCTCGGAGCAGGCGCACTGGCGACTGCGCGAGCGGGTGCTGCTGCGCGGGCGCGGGGCCCGCACGCGGCTGGCGACCCCGCGGCGCTCCTCTTATCCGCCGGAACTCGTCGGGCTGCAGGTGCGGTAG
- a CDS encoding YceI family protein encodes MTTSVRESGLTAGTWNIDPVHSSIGFSVRHMMVSKVRGNFDEFTGQITISDDGEATVVADINVGSINTGNDQRDAHVRSADYFEVETHPVATFRSTGIRAKGDAHVLTGEFTLRGVTKPIEMDLDLTGVNPGTGDGPVAGFEASTVLNRKDFGITLDMPLDGGGAAVGDKITISIDAQARQAA; translated from the coding sequence ATGACGACATCCGTTCGCGAATCAGGACTCACCGCAGGCACCTGGAACATCGACCCCGTCCACTCCAGCATCGGCTTCAGCGTCCGGCACATGATGGTGAGCAAGGTCCGCGGCAACTTCGACGAGTTCACCGGCCAGATCACCATCAGCGACGACGGCGAGGCCACCGTGGTGGCCGACATCAACGTCGGCTCCATCAACACCGGCAACGACCAGCGCGACGCGCACGTGCGCTCGGCCGACTACTTCGAGGTCGAGACCCACCCCGTCGCCACCTTCCGCTCCACCGGCATCCGCGCCAAGGGCGACGCGCACGTGCTCACCGGCGAGTTCACGCTCCGCGGCGTCACCAAGCCCATCGAGATGGACCTGGACCTCACCGGCGTCAACCCCGGCACCGGCGACGGGCCCGTCGCGGGCTTCGAGGCGTCGACGGTCCTCAACCGCAAGGACTTCGGCATCACCCTCGACATGCCGCTCGACGGTGGCGGCGCGGCCGTGGGCGACAAGATCACCATCAGCATCGACGCCCAGGCCCGGCAGGCCGCCTGA
- a CDS encoding DUF3054 domain-containing protein, with the protein MSDTGAPASTETPEAGPRGTAAGPSTVALAVVADALLVIIFAAIGRQSHDETNGVVGALSTAWPFLVGLAVGWALVFAASRRNRTAPHPLRAWPAGVVLWVATVLCGMLLRAATGEGTAFAFIIVATLFNLLTLVGWRLLAQLAAARRR; encoded by the coding sequence GTGAGCGATACCGGAGCACCCGCCAGCACCGAGACACCCGAAGCGGGCCCCCGCGGCACGGCCGCCGGCCCGTCGACCGTCGCGCTGGCAGTCGTGGCAGACGCGCTGCTCGTCATCATTTTCGCCGCGATCGGCCGGCAATCCCACGACGAGACGAACGGCGTCGTGGGAGCCCTGTCCACCGCGTGGCCGTTCCTCGTCGGCCTCGCGGTCGGTTGGGCCCTGGTCTTCGCTGCGTCCCGCCGCAACCGGACCGCTCCGCACCCGCTGCGCGCCTGGCCGGCCGGCGTCGTCTTGTGGGTCGCGACGGTCCTGTGCGGGATGCTGTTGCGCGCCGCCACCGGCGAGGGCACCGCTTTCGCCTTCATCATCGTGGCGACCCTGTTCAACCTGCTCACCCTCGTGGGCTGGCGGCTGCTGGCCCAGCTGGCCGCAGCCCGCCGGCGGTGA
- a CDS encoding peptide MFS transporter, giving the protein MSSTPPAPGDDTREARRDRAFFGQPLALTNLFGVEMWERFSFYGMQGILLIYLYYQTTDGGLGISEHTATGIVGAYGGMVYISTIVGGWIADRVLGGERTLFYSAILVMGGHIALSVLPGLLGVGVGLILVAFGSGGVKATATSLVGDLYDEDDERRDAGFSLFYMGINIGGLVGPLLTGLLRDNAGFHWGFGLAAIGMALGLIQYTVFRRNLHGVGGRPSDPLGRNQRLAYAGGALIVVVIVAVLSVTGIITADRLSDIVVGIATAATIIYFLVILTSRQVTPVERRRVVAFVPMFIASVVFWSLFQQIFTVLTIYSDKRLDRNLFGWEFPVSWVQSIEPVWVVVGAGAFAAMWTKMGERQPATPIKFALGTGGMGVAFLLFLLMPAGQNTAPVWALVLILGVFAASELMLSPVGLSLATKLAPRAFHTQMVALFFLSVALGTALSGTLARYYDESNEAPYFATLGLVAVAVGVALAIASPGIKKLMSGVK; this is encoded by the coding sequence ATGAGTTCCACTCCACCCGCGCCAGGGGACGACACCCGCGAGGCCCGCCGGGACCGCGCCTTCTTCGGACAGCCGTTGGCGTTGACCAACCTGTTCGGTGTCGAGATGTGGGAACGGTTCTCGTTCTACGGCATGCAGGGCATCCTGCTGATCTACCTGTACTACCAGACCACCGACGGCGGACTGGGCATCTCGGAGCACACCGCCACCGGCATCGTCGGCGCTTACGGAGGCATGGTCTACATCTCGACCATCGTCGGCGGGTGGATCGCGGACAGGGTGCTCGGCGGCGAACGCACGCTGTTCTACAGCGCCATCCTCGTCATGGGCGGGCACATCGCACTGTCGGTGCTCCCCGGCCTGCTGGGCGTGGGCGTGGGCCTGATCCTGGTGGCGTTCGGCAGCGGCGGCGTCAAAGCCACGGCGACCTCCCTCGTCGGCGACCTGTACGACGAGGACGACGAGCGGCGCGACGCCGGATTCTCGCTGTTCTACATGGGCATCAACATCGGCGGACTCGTCGGTCCGCTGCTCACCGGACTTCTGCGCGACAACGCCGGTTTCCACTGGGGCTTCGGGCTCGCCGCCATCGGCATGGCGCTCGGGCTGATCCAGTACACGGTGTTCCGCAGGAACCTCCACGGCGTCGGCGGCCGCCCCAGCGACCCGCTCGGCCGGAATCAGCGGCTCGCCTACGCGGGCGGCGCGCTGATCGTGGTCGTGATCGTCGCCGTCCTCTCCGTCACGGGAATCATCACCGCCGACCGGCTCTCGGACATCGTCGTCGGCATCGCCACCGCGGCCACGATCATCTACTTCCTCGTCATCCTCACCAGCCGCCAGGTCACCCCGGTGGAACGCCGGCGCGTGGTCGCCTTCGTGCCGATGTTCATCGCCTCGGTCGTGTTCTGGTCGCTGTTCCAGCAGATCTTCACGGTGCTGACGATCTACAGCGACAAGCGGCTCGACCGCAACCTGTTCGGCTGGGAGTTCCCCGTGTCCTGGGTGCAGTCGATCGAGCCCGTCTGGGTGGTCGTCGGCGCCGGCGCCTTCGCGGCGATGTGGACCAAGATGGGCGAACGCCAGCCCGCCACCCCGATCAAGTTCGCGCTGGGCACCGGCGGCATGGGCGTCGCCTTCCTGCTGTTCCTGCTCATGCCCGCAGGGCAGAACACCGCGCCGGTCTGGGCGCTCGTGCTGATCCTCGGCGTCTTCGCGGCATCCGAGCTCATGCTCTCCCCCGTCGGCCTGTCGCTGGCCACCAAGCTGGCGCCGCGGGCATTCCACACCCAGATGGTGGCGCTGTTCTTCCTCTCGGTGGCGCTCGGGACGGCGCTGTCCGGAACCCTGGCCCGCTACTACGACGAGAGCAATGAGGCGCCCTACTTCGCCACGCTGGGGCTCGTCGCCGTGGCGGTCGGCGTGGCGCTGGCGATCGCATCGCCGGGGATCAAGAAGCTCATGAGCGGGGTGAAGTAG
- a CDS encoding alkene reductase, producing MTTAFDPIDLGGRTLRNRIAMAPMTRSRAYGDRNSPTADTVTYYAQRSGAGLIVTEGTQPSVIGQGYPYTPGLHDDVQVRAWQRVTEAVHSRGGTIFAQLMHTGRVGHPSTFPTPQSPVGPSPVRAAGQVFTSAGMQDFVEPRQLTAAQVESTIEDFTLAARNAIAAGFDGVELHGANGYLLHQFLSTNANRRTDRWGGTAVNRSRMVIETTRAVAAAIGAPRTALRLSPANPLNDIVEDDHRQVYPLILHALDGLGLAYLHILESVDPDFTPELRRAWSGQLMLNPATPGGRTGPEHLALIDSGAADLVSFGQSFIANPDLPARLRADAPLAVPDMSQAYAGDHHGYTTYPAMTGAADPAAAAV from the coding sequence ATGACCACCGCATTCGATCCGATCGATCTCGGAGGACGGACCCTGCGCAATCGCATCGCCATGGCGCCCATGACCCGCAGCCGCGCCTATGGAGACCGAAACAGCCCCACTGCGGACACGGTGACCTACTACGCGCAGCGCTCCGGAGCCGGCCTGATCGTGACCGAGGGGACCCAGCCCAGCGTCATCGGACAGGGCTACCCGTACACGCCCGGGTTGCACGACGACGTGCAGGTCCGCGCGTGGCAGCGCGTCACCGAGGCCGTGCACTCCCGCGGCGGGACCATCTTCGCGCAGCTGATGCACACCGGCCGTGTCGGCCACCCCTCCACCTTCCCGACGCCGCAAAGTCCCGTCGGCCCCTCACCGGTACGGGCGGCGGGGCAGGTGTTCACCAGTGCCGGCATGCAGGACTTCGTCGAGCCGCGGCAGCTCACTGCAGCACAGGTGGAGAGCACGATCGAGGACTTCACACTGGCCGCCCGCAACGCCATCGCGGCGGGGTTCGACGGCGTCGAACTGCACGGGGCGAACGGGTACCTGCTGCACCAGTTCCTGTCGACGAACGCCAACCGGCGCACCGACCGGTGGGGCGGGACGGCCGTGAACAGGTCACGCATGGTGATCGAAACGACGCGGGCCGTCGCCGCGGCCATCGGCGCTCCGCGCACGGCGCTGCGCCTCTCGCCCGCCAATCCGCTCAACGACATCGTCGAGGACGACCACCGGCAGGTGTACCCGCTGATCCTGCACGCCCTCGATGGCCTGGGCCTCGCGTACCTGCACATCCTCGAATCTGTCGACCCGGACTTCACGCCGGAACTGCGGCGGGCCTGGAGTGGACAGCTCATGCTCAATCCGGCCACTCCGGGAGGGCGCACCGGCCCGGAGCACCTCGCGCTGATCGACAGCGGCGCTGCGGACCTCGTGTCGTTCGGGCAGTCCTTCATCGCGAACCCGGATCTCCCCGCGCGGCTGCGCGCCGACGCCCCGCTCGCCGTCCCGGACATGTCCCAGGCCTACGCCGGCGACCACCACGGCTACACCACCTACCCGGCTATGACAGGTGCCGCCGACCCGGCCGCCGCCGCCGTCTGA
- a CDS encoding cupin domain-containing protein codes for MTAAPLGHDDPARGLAVARPDSDEKLPHYGVVGDNYTILLTGEETDGRYALIDMLIPPGGGPPPHRHDFEEMFHVLEGRIDITFRGQRHTLAAGETANVPARAPHFFRNNARVQARVLCMITPPGLDRYFAAWGMPLPTRTELPHLDDDESRRRLQTAVELGPQYRIENLETTE; via the coding sequence ATGACCGCAGCCCCGCTCGGCCACGACGACCCGGCACGCGGCCTGGCCGTCGCCCGCCCGGATTCCGACGAGAAGTTGCCGCACTACGGCGTCGTCGGCGACAACTACACGATCCTGCTCACCGGCGAGGAGACCGACGGGCGCTACGCGCTGATCGACATGCTCATCCCGCCGGGCGGAGGCCCGCCGCCGCACCGGCATGATTTCGAGGAGATGTTCCACGTGCTCGAGGGGCGGATCGACATCACGTTCCGCGGGCAGCGGCACACCCTCGCCGCCGGGGAGACGGCCAACGTACCGGCCAGGGCGCCGCACTTCTTCCGCAACAATGCGAGGGTGCAGGCCCGGGTGCTGTGCATGATCACGCCGCCCGGCCTCGATCGGTACTTCGCCGCCTGGGGGATGCCCTTGCCCACCCGCACAGAGTTGCCGCACCTGGACGATGATGAGTCCCGGCGGCGGCTGCAGACTGCTGTGGAGCTGGGGCCGCAGTATCGGATCGAGAACCTCGAGACGACGGAATGA
- a CDS encoding MarR family winged helix-turn-helix transcriptional regulator yields the protein MDDRAEQPGRRDGKVRHSTGPAETPGPRAGEGSDDILARLAPVSHAIFRVARLHKTLAGQLLREVGMYPNQELVMMRLWAEGPQRQVDLVRMLESEAPTMTRTIKRLEKAGLVRTSRSPEDGRVVIVEATGQSRALRAEVERAWSTLEASTIGEWTAGQRTAALDALAALEANLTEAPITRGGEDATAQESPDPVADRAGRRS from the coding sequence ATGGACGACCGGGCTGAGCAGCCAGGACGGCGGGATGGGAAGGTCCGGCACTCGACCGGCCCGGCCGAGACGCCTGGGCCGCGGGCCGGCGAGGGCAGCGACGACATCCTGGCCCGGCTCGCGCCGGTCAGCCACGCGATCTTCCGTGTCGCGCGGCTGCACAAGACGCTGGCCGGGCAACTCCTGCGGGAGGTCGGCATGTACCCCAACCAGGAACTCGTCATGATGCGCCTGTGGGCCGAGGGGCCGCAGCGCCAGGTCGACCTCGTACGCATGCTGGAGTCCGAGGCCCCCACCATGACCCGCACGATCAAGCGCCTCGAGAAGGCCGGGCTGGTGCGAACGTCGCGGAGCCCCGAAGACGGCCGCGTCGTCATCGTCGAGGCGACCGGGCAGAGTCGAGCGCTGCGTGCCGAGGTAGAGCGGGCCTGGTCCACGCTCGAAGCCTCGACTATCGGCGAATGGACCGCAGGCCAGCGCACCGCCGCGCTCGATGCTCTCGCCGCCCTGGAAGCGAACCTCACCGAGGCACCGATCACGCGGGGCGGCGAGGACGCCACGGCGCAGGAGTCCCCGGACCCGGTCGCCGACCGTGCGGGCAGGCGATCGTGA